TAAACATCCTTATTTTCATGAATTGTGCAAAactgaaaatatataataacaataattataactataataataataataataataataacaaaactTGCATAAGAACCTCAAAAAAGATGAGATGATATATCATTGTAGCATAACTTGCCTACTACTGAGAGTTACATTATCACAGAGTTGAACCAAGAAATTATTGACTTCAATGGTCATGCAAATCATAGTTCTTATAGACAATGGTAAACACAGTGAGTACCACATGCAGCTTACCTTGGTACATTGATGTATCCGAAAGCAATTTCTCCCCACATTATTTGTTGGAAAAAGAGGGTCATCAATGTGTATTGGATCAATGCTACAGCACAAAGTGTCAGAACATCAAAAAAAGCACGTCATTTGTAGATTCTAACAAAGGAACCCATGCTATTATTACCTATAACCTCTTTCCCTATTTATATATACTCCACTTCCCTGAACAGAGATACGCATTCGGCGAGGATCAAACACATTCCTGTATAacgacataaaaaaaaattagtgcaAAAACAAATTGAATCAAGAACAAATAATTCAAAGTTGCTACATTAGATTCAGGCAAGATAGGTGCTTCCAATGTGCAATGTAAGAAACAAATATATTATGTTTTTCCTCACCCAAAGAAGTAAAGAAAATCAATCAGAAGGCTTCCCCAGTTCTGCAAGAATATGTGGAAAAACATCAAGGTAAAAACAATTATTCATTGAACACCAGAAGAAAAAGTAAACAGAAAATAAGCACATTTGCATAGTGTACAACATGAAACAATGTCCTTTCTCATGCACATATTGCTTCAAAGAATCATCCTCAACAAAAAAGTACAGTTCATAATACAAACTCACTTGATTAATAGCCCGTCCAAGATGATGCTCATGCTGCAGAAAACGAGTAATTAGTAGCACCTACAAATAAGAGTTTAGTAGTGAGAATCAGAAATTCAGAACCCAAACAAATAAGTGTTAAAAATCGAACAATCACACAATTCATAAATTAAGCACGAAAAGTAATCAACACACAAATTTAACGTGGTTCACCAATTTGGAACAAGAGCATCTAATTCATGCAATCACAAATGTGCTTTCAAGTTCTTGGATCGCAAAACATGCTAGTGCAAAGAAAATTTTGCCTAGCTTAAACATCATGCATGCCAACTTTTATGAAAATTTGAAACTTCCCGGCAAGCACAGTCTCAATCTATTTGGGAGACCTGATGCCATTTAGGAAGGTAAGTGCAATTACCAAGCAATAGGAACTTAAGCCACCAGAGTAGGACTGATCAAGGCTACGATCTGCCAAGAACTGTTTTAGTACCAAAGCAAGAGGTGTTGCAGCTGGAAATTGCTCAGTAAGCTCTTTTACCTTGTAAAACAAAAGGgtgattaaaaaagaaaattgacgTTTCCAACAATATCTGAAGTCAAACAAATAATATCCTGTCTTAATTGCAATAATTGTTACAAACCATAACAAAATCCACAGAGAGATTTCATCCAATGTAAGATGAAATGAACCATAAACACATACTCATAGAACTCCAATtagtcaataaaaaaaattaaaaaaaaagaatctacAACTCAAAGTTTAATAATAAGTCAAGCACTATGAATgacatttaattaaaaagaaagaaattaaatctTGCCTCATTGTCGCAAAAGTGAATTGAGTTAGTCAGCTTAAATGATGCTGGGGACTAAGGCTTAGGCTAGTTTCTAGAATTTTGCACCTTAGTCTAAGTGTTATGAGTAAAGTTGaggtaaaacattaaaattcaccAATGTTGTCATGTATTTCCTAAAATTCACCAATTTTGTCATGTATTTCCTATACAAGAGACATGAAATCTATGTACACCTATAGACTCGAGGGATATCAAAGTTTGCAAATGGTATGCAAGCAGTAATATTCTCATGAGAACAGGTTTCCAGATAAATATTCAATCCACCCTCGTAAAATTTACTACTAGAAACTCCCAAACCGGGATGAACAAAAATAGTATTTTCTAAAATCAGATTACATGCTGCTGTCCAGTAAATCTTTGATACACTAACTCATGCAATCCTATAATTCTTCAAGTCCTTTGTGGAAAATTGACTGAAACGTGGGGTAGAACAAGATACCTAATTTATCAGCATTACAAATATTGAAGTTGTTAAGTAATACATTATGGACAACAAAGTACCAGTTCTGTAGTTTGGAGCCCAGTATGTGATGGAGACTTAAAGCTGATGTCCAGACGAATTGATTTCACTTCCTTAGTACTATCATCATTAATTTGTGAGCATTTTGGTGAAATTGAGTCTTCTGAACCAACTATATCAGAGTGAACATGGTTTTCATGTTCACCTGTCATACGAGTTTGCTCCTCCTTTGGTGATTGTACATTAGACGAGGCAGAGTTGATCAGATCATTTGGAACCTCCACCACAAGCATAATAATAGGTATCTAAAAGAAAACAGGTACCAGCATGAGAAGACAGCAACAAAAGCAAGTGAAAATTAACAGAGTTCTGAAAATTGAGGCATTACAGCTGTATTCTCCACAGTCTTCAGCGAATCATTTTTCACCCACTCTTGGTTTGCAAGATACCTTGCAGCATGCTGGAAGATAAATGTAACAGTTTCAATTTTTGCAGAAGCCcgcaaaaaataattaacaacCAAGTATTTTCTAACgattaattaaagtaaaagcATACAAGAGATTTCCAAAAAGTAATGTACAAAAGCAGCTTAATGCACCTTAGGTTGATTGCCACATTTAAAAATGCTGGAATGCTATGCTAAAAGTGTGGCATCCAGGGAAAAAGGAGAAAATTTTACTTGTATTTCGAACCAAAAGGACATGCTATGAAATGTACTGCAATAGAAGTATCCTACAACAACAAGCATATTCTTCTACTATAACAAAAATCGACATTGTTAGATATTAAGCAGTATGGAATGCGCATCACCATTCTTCTTCCATATTCACGAGCCTGAATACAGTCCTTAAAGAATCAAGTCTAGCATGCTAAATGCCACTAAAATGTCTGCTATGGAGTATTAGCTATAGGAACAAAAGAAAGGTAGAATTTTGATGATTGACCTACAGTATGCATAAATACTGGTGTAAATTGAAAAAAGGGCCAGAAATTCATAAAGTGAAAGTGAAAGTGAAGCTTTAATCTAGGAAACAAAGAATGTTATGCAAGTGTAAGGTTAACCAAATACCTAGTCAACAAGGACAACTAATAGCACTATTGGAGTAAAAAATGGAAGAAATTAGGAAGTACTTGTGTATTTTGAATCAAAGAAACAAATATCACCAACAGTCATGGAATCAATGGCCTCAATTAATGCACCAAAATTTACGACACCAATATACCTGAAGACAAGTTTCTTTAATACCATTTCGGCCCTCCAAAATCCCAGCCTCCTTGATAGGTTCCTATAAAAAGTCTTTGCTGTCAATGATTCCACCCCTTACAGTGCTCAAAcagggaaaaataataaaagaacacATCAAGAGAATTCTTACCAAGTTCCTCACTGGAGGAAGACAAACCACAAGGTCAACATCACTTGTTGGAAGGGATAAACCAGTTGCATTTGATCCAAAGATGTTTGTTCTGGACCTGGGCCATAGGACTTGGAGAGATCTGGTAACCCGCTTGACAGCCCAATTAATAAAAGGCTTCTTCTCCATATTTTCTGCAGCAACCTTTGATGCAACCATGCCAGAAAATAAAGAATGATAGTCACACTCCATGAAAGAAATCTCTAAGTGACCAATTTCTAATGAAATTCTACATCATGGTtataaggaaaaataaaaagaatgttATCTACGCCTTGTACCTGCTTGCAAAAAGAATCAATTTCATCATGGAGTAGGCTGTGCATCAAAGAAAGAGATGCCTTTCGTGCTGGACAGTTCTGTGACTCAGGTGTTTGAAGTGGAAATGATATATCTGGCTGCATACCAATTTCAACCAATTAAACCATAATGCACCAGATAATAgacttaaaatataatttagccACTGGGCAAGTAGCACAGTGTTTAAATAGTCTCCCTCAATCCAGCTTTCCATTGATCCATTCCCTTCCTTGAACCTGTTAagcaaagaaataaataaaatacagaAGCAAACTCACATGTTCCTGGTCACGTGCTAATTGGGACATGGCAATCAGATGGTCTTGCAGCAAACCCCCAGGGAGAGGCTGAACCATTGAGCGAGATGAAAGATTTTTATTCCTCCAAGAAGGCCAAACAACTTCAGCACCATCCATACGTACACAAGCTTCTTCCAAATTACTTCCTTCATGGTACCAACCTCTCATACTCCAGTGTCTTGGGCTGGAGCTACCAGACCTAACAGTAGGAAAACCCCGGTGTTTTCTAGAGTCGCCCACAGGCGAGGGGGGTGGTGGACGTGGAGCCCGTGGAACACAAAGCACTACAGGTGATGGTGGTCTCTTTATCCGAGGTTGTTCCCGCCTAGAAGGAGGAACGCATGGGCTTTTATGATCATGGCTACGCTTAAAATCAGATCTCGATCTTTCTCTCGACATAGTTGGAATGATGATGGGAGGCAATATGGGGTAAGGAAGTGAATCTCCTGTCTTCCCTTCAACATCACCAGACAAATTGGCCAAAGATCCAGTAACATCCTCTTCTGTAGCCGTGTCTGTTGCTGTTGATGAAGAATGCAGAACCTTGCCAGGTACTTCATTCCCTGATACAACATAACCAAGTGCCTGGTGTCCAGGGCCCAAAGGATCAAAAGGAGAACAGAAAGAAGCAGCAGTTGGTGAAGTCAAACCATTAGTACtataagaagaagagaaagcaaCCATGTCATCAACGGCCCTATTGATGTCAGCTTCATGCCAAGCCCATGTGCTATCATCAGAACTAAGAGAAAGAGGTCGAGAGAAACCTGTCCCTGGGTAATCAGAAGGATTCCAATACATTACACCACCACCAAAATATTGATTATAATCTATCCCAGAAACCGCATGCACCTCCAATTCTTCCTCTGATATCCAGTGGCTTTCATATTCATCCATCACTTCCTGTGCATTTGTTGATTCAGATGCGTCTATAAGATCCCCAGAATACTTTCTCTCATCATCACCAGTCTCTGCATTAATTGGCATATTATGAGTGAAACTCTGCTGAAACACAGATTGGCCTCTTGATATAAATCCAGAATCATAATTACATGTCATGGATGGTGCTAATCCATAAGTGCTTCTAACCACTGGGGGCCAGTCTAAACTCATTGGCAATGGTCGAGACAGAGTTCGGCTGTAACCACTTTCAATGGGAGAATTTCTCGCTTGATGCACTGTGGGAACAAAAGGCTGACGAATGTGATTATGCCAATTGTGACCAACATCCAGATGCAATCTATCAGTGGCAGGTAGAAGATGCGAATTAATAGATGGAAAATAGACAGGAGTTAAACTAGGCCACTCATATGAAATGCATTCTGCAGGATCAGTGAGCCTGGTGTCtctaaagtttttattttgtcCCTGTATTAGGGTAGATTCTTCTTTTACACTAAGAGTTTCAACTGATTTTTCAGCAAGATTTGATTTTGCCTTGGCTTTCTGGTTCTTAAAATTGACATCGTCATTGCTTGAAACAGTGTCAAGCTCCTGCACAGGCACTAAATGAGATGTTAGGTTATTCTCCATGTTAACGTTTACTATTTCTACTCTGGACGGTATAGTTTCATCCTCAATAAGGCTATTTGAGGACTGCTGATGCTCTGAACCCGTATGGCAGATTCCCCCATTGCACCCAACAAAATAATCTTCTTGAACGCTTTGGGTATCAATCCCCTCCTCAGAGGACAGATTATCAGAACTACTTAGCCTCATATTTAATGCAAAGGTGACATCACCAAATAAATTATCATTTGATGCATTCTGGATGAATGAACTATCTGATAATCTGCCATGCTTTGCATGCTCATCTGAAGAGAGAACAGACAAGCAGGGAGCTTTTGCTGCAGATCCTTCAGAATTTCTCACTTCAACCAGATTGTTTAGGCTagcgtttttatttttattttttccttttttgttcTTCCTTATAGCAGTGCGCCCTTTTCCAAGCACCAATCCTTGGGAGTGTTCCTGATGACAAACTACCAGTTATAAATCGtttaaatcataaaaagaaaGATTATCCAAAAGAAAACTGTATAACCATCTCAACTGCTGAAGACAATATGTCTCTGTGTATTTCCTTCCCATGAGGTACATTGGGCGACTCATTGAACTCTGACGAATCCAACTTCTCAGAATAAGCCAGTGTAGATTCAGTATCCTAACACATCATTTGAACCATTCATAGCCAAATAAATAAAGTGCTCACATGCAGAAGCCACACAAGTACAACTAGAAAATTGCCAAGGGAAAGATACCTTCAAAGATTTGCCAGAAGAGGACTCTTTTGCGACTGTCCCTGGAGCAGGATTTAGCTTTTTCATGTTATGAGTCTTCCCCTTTTTCTTACGGCTACCTGCACTAAGCTTTTCCTTTGGTTTACTGGTTAAACACTTGAAATTTCCCTCTCCAAGAAGTTCAAGCTTTGTGCAATCAAGTGAAATAACCATAACAAGTGCCCGTACTTTTCTTAATATGCAATCAGATATGCTACTGACTGAACCCAAAGTGCTAAAAAATACCTTCGATATGTCAAACTCACTATGCTGACCTGGTAATATCAAAGTAACAAGATCCCGAACAACGAATAAACTATTAAATAGATTGGCCAAAGAAGCAGCTTTCCCAGAGGGCAAAGCAGATGTAATTGGTGAACCAAACTCTGCATCATCTGAGAGTTTTTGAACAGCTTGTGGCATTGACTCAGCATAAATGTACGTCAATGGCTGTTCTGCTCCAGTTTTAAACATCCACATCTCATCCTCCAGCGCAGAACTCGCCTCCTTCACAATCTCAAGTGTCTGAGAACTTGTAATGGTCAAAAGTTTAGGCAACAATTTAgtttatatacatatttttttccttatgaaaatatcttaaaaagaaaaatcgaaaTTCCAAGCACCATCATTATTTAACATCTCCACAATTAAATAACTAATCATACACTTAATGTTTTCCACCTGGAACATGCGCAAGGGCTTAAATAGCTAATGCAAATTATTCCAATTGAGTTAAATCTACCCTCATAGTCATAGATCATTTACAACACTAACCACTTTGTTTAATActtaatatattaaaagataCTGAATaggaaaaaatatatcaaattcgcattgaaaaaaaaaattctttgcaGAAAATACCAATGATTTTGCAGCTTTCCCCAGCGTCAGAGTCAAGAATTTCCTCCTCGTTTCAGCATCCAAATTCAGCCACCAATCGACACATCCCTTCTTCCTCCAAAATACGTTGGCAGACGCACCCGAAGCAGTCACTTTCTCCTTCAATTTAACCCCTCTTTTCTTACAATTACTACAATTCATCCAGGCTAGCCTCAACGCCACCTCTAACCTATTTGCCACAAAAGCCTCAATGCTATAATAACCTTTAGCTTTTAACCATTCCAATTCCACCCAATCCGATCCCAATTCGCTCTCTTCTCCCCTTAAAAATCCTCCATTCGATACCTCATCCATTGCCTCAACAAACTTGTCCACATTTTCCACCAGTGCTTCGCTCACAGTCACCGAATCTAAGCACTTAATCGAACAAGAACATTCTTCGATCTTCTCGCCTTCTTTGGAGCCGAAAAGCCGGGTTGAGTCGAAAATCAAGCGTTCGGACTCGTTGGACTGAGCGGTTCGGGACAAGAGGCCACGTGACTTCTTGTAGCAGAGGCTGGGAAGGTCGGTT
The sequence above is a segment of the Manihot esculenta cultivar AM560-2 chromosome 5, M.esculenta_v8, whole genome shotgun sequence genome. Coding sequences within it:
- the LOC110614705 gene encoding uncharacterized protein LOC110614705 isoform X1; this translates as MSKHNLDTSSHKPPPLNALTNSFMTQNQLVDSLTAHISLYHSRSLPPNLNSNPNPRSSILKWFSSLSVHQRQAHLTTVDYKFTQLLIQMLGKVRTHGHGRFIILPDLPSTDLPSLCYKKSRGLLSRTAQSNESERLIFDSTRLFGSKEGEKIEECSCSIKCLDSVTVSEALVENVDKFVEAMDEVSNGGFLRGEESELGSDWVELEWLKAKGYYSIEAFVANRLEVALRLAWMNCSNCKKRGVKLKEKVTASGASANVFWRKKGCVDWWLNLDAETRRKFLTLTLGKAAKSLTLEIVKEASSALEDEMWMFKTGAEQPLTYIYAESMPQAVQKLSDDAEFGSPITSALPSGKAASLANLFNSLFVVRDLVTLILPGQHSEFDISKVFFSTLGSVSSISDCILRKVRALVMVISLDCTKLELLGEGNFKCLTSKPKEKLSAGSRKKKGKTHNMKKLNPAPGTVAKESSSGKSLKDTESTLAYSEKLDSSEFNESPNVPHGKEIHRDILSSAVEMEHSQGLVLGKGRTAIRKNKKGKNKNKNASLNNLVEVRNSEGSAAKAPCLSVLSSDEHAKHGRLSDSSFIQNASNDNLFGDVTFALNMRLSSSDNLSSEEGIDTQSVQEDYFVGCNGGICHTGSEHQQSSNSLIEDETIPSRVEIVNVNMENNLTSHLVPVQELDTVSSNDDVNFKNQKAKAKSNLAEKSVETLSVKEESTLIQGQNKNFRDTRLTDPAECISYEWPSLTPVYFPSINSHLLPATDRLHLDVGHNWHNHIRQPFVPTVHQARNSPIESGYSRTLSRPLPMSLDWPPVVRSTYGLAPSMTCNYDSGFISRGQSVFQQSFTHNMPINAETGDDERKYSGDLIDASESTNAQEVMDEYESHWISEEELEVHAVSGIDYNQYFGGGVMYWNPSDYPGTGFSRPLSLSSDDSTWAWHEADINRAVDDMVAFSSSYSTNGLTSPTAASFCSPFDPLGPGHQALGYVVSGNEVPGKVLHSSSTATDTATEEDVTGSLANLSGDVEGKTGDSLPYPILPPIIIPTMSRERSRSDFKRSHDHKSPCVPPSRREQPRIKRPPSPVVLCVPRAPRPPPPSPVGDSRKHRGFPTVRSGSSSPRHWSMRGWYHEGSNLEEACVRMDGAEVVWPSWRNKNLSSRSMVQPLPGGLLQDHLIAMSQLARDQEHPDISFPLQTPESQNCPARKASLSLMHSLLHDEIDSFCKQVAAENMEKKPFINWAVKRVTRSLQVLWPRSRTNIFGSNATGLSLPTSDVDLVVCLPPVRNLEPIKEAGILEGRNGIKETCLQHAARYLANQEWVKNDSLKTVENTAIPIIMLVVEVPNDLINSASSNVQSPKEEQTRMTGEHENHVHSDIVGSEDSISPKCSQINDDSTKEVKSIRLDISFKSPSHTGLQTTELVKELTEQFPAATPLALVLKQFLADRSLDQSYSGGLSSYCLVLLITRFLQHEHHLGRAINQNWGSLLIDFLYFFGNVFDPRRMRISVQGSGVYINRERGYSIDPIHIDDPLFPTNNVGRNCFRIHQCTKAFSEAYSILENELASLPDDADACLKPPYRLLPKIIPSINSSQGI
- the LOC110614705 gene encoding uncharacterized protein LOC110614705 isoform X4; translated protein: MSKHNLDTSSHKPPPLNALTNSFMTQNQLVDSLTAHISLYHSRSLPPNLNSNPNPRSSILKWFSSLSVHQRQAHLTTVDYKFTQLLIQMLGKVRTHGHGRFIILPDLPSTDLPSLCYKKSRGLLSRTAQSNESERLIFDSTRLFGSKEGEKIEECSCSIKCLDSVTVSEALVENVDKFVEAMDEVSNGGFLRGEESELGSDWVELEWLKAKGYYSIEAFVANRLEVALRLAWMNCSNCKKRGVKLKEKVTASGASANVFWRKKGCVDWWLNLDAETRRKFLTLTLGKAAKSLTLEIVKEASSALEDEMWMFKTGAEQPLTYIYAESMPQAVQKLSDDAEFGSPITSALPSGKAASLANLFNSLFVVRDLVTLILPGQHSEFDISKVFFSTLGSVSSISDCILRKVRALVMVISLDCTKLELLGEGNFKCLTSKPKEKLSAGSRKKKGKTHNMKKLNPAPGTVAKESSSGKSLKEHSQGLVLGKGRTAIRKNKKGKNKNKNASLNNLVEVRNSEGSAAKAPCLSVLSSDEHAKHGRLSDSSFIQNASNDNLFGDVTFALNMRLSSSDNLSSEEGIDTQSVQEDYFVGCNGGICHTGSEHQQSSNSLIEDETIPSRVEIVNVNMENNLTSHLVPVQELDTVSSNDDVNFKNQKAKAKSNLAEKSVETLSVKEESTLIQGQNKNFRDTRLTDPAECISYEWPSLTPVYFPSINSHLLPATDRLHLDVGHNWHNHIRQPFVPTVHQARNSPIESGYSRTLSRPLPMSLDWPPVVRSTYGLAPSMTCNYDSGFISRGQSVFQQSFTHNMPINAETGDDERKYSGDLIDASESTNAQEVMDEYESHWISEEELEVHAVSGIDYNQYFGGGVMYWNPSDYPGTGFSRPLSLSSDDSTWAWHEADINRAVDDMVAFSSSYSTNGLTSPTAASFCSPFDPLGPGHQALGYVVSGNEVPGKVLHSSSTATDTATEEDVTGSLANLSGDVEGKTGDSLPYPILPPIIIPTMSRERSRSDFKRSHDHKSPCVPPSRREQPRIKRPPSPVVLCVPRAPRPPPPSPVGDSRKHRGFPTVRSGSSSPRHWSMRGWYHEGSNLEEACVRMDGAEVVWPSWRNKNLSSRSMVQPLPGGLLQDHLIAMSQLARDQEHPDISFPLQTPESQNCPARKASLSLMHSLLHDEIDSFCKQVAAENMEKKPFINWAVKRVTRSLQVLWPRSRTNIFGSNATGLSLPTSDVDLVVCLPPVRNLEPIKEAGILEGRNGIKETCLQHAARYLANQEWVKNDSLKTVENTAIPIIMLVVEVPNDLINSASSNVQSPKEEQTRMTGEHENHVHSDIVGSEDSISPKCSQINDDSTKEVKSIRLDISFKSPSHTGLQTTELVKELTEQFPAATPLALVLKQFLADRSLDQSYSGGLSSYCLVLLITRFLQHEHHLGRAINQNWGSLLIDFLYFFGNVFDPRRMRISVQGSGVYINRERGYSIDPIHIDDPLFPTNNVGRNCFRIHQCTKAFSEAYSILENELASLPDDADACLKPPYRLLPKIIPSINSSQGI
- the LOC110614705 gene encoding uncharacterized protein LOC110614705 isoform X3, whose amino-acid sequence is MSKHNLDTSSHKPPPLNALTNSFMTQNQLVDSLTAHISLYHSRSLPPNLNSNPNPRSSILKWFSSLSVHQRQAHLTTVDYKFTQLLIQMLGKVRTHGHGRFIILPDLPSTDLPSLCYKKSRGLLSRTAQSNESERLIFDSTRLFGSKEGEKIEECSCSIKCLDSVTVSEALVENVDKFVEAMDEVSNGGFLRGEESELGSDWVELEWLKAKGYYSIEAFVANRLEVALRLAWMNCSNCKKRGVKLKEKVTASGASANVFWRKKGCVDWWLNLDAETRRKFLTLTLGKAAKSLEASSALEDEMWMFKTGAEQPLTYIYAESMPQAVQKLSDDAEFGSPITSALPSGKAASLANLFNSLFVVRDLVTLILPGQHSEFDISKVFFSTLGSVSSISDCILRKVRALVMVISLDCTKLELLGEGNFKCLTSKPKEKLSAGSRKKKGKTHNMKKLNPAPGTVAKESSSGKSLKDTESTLAYSEKLDSSEFNESPNVPHGKEIHRDILSSAVEMEHSQGLVLGKGRTAIRKNKKGKNKNKNASLNNLVEVRNSEGSAAKAPCLSVLSSDEHAKHGRLSDSSFIQNASNDNLFGDVTFALNMRLSSSDNLSSEEGIDTQSVQEDYFVGCNGGICHTGSEHQQSSNSLIEDETIPSRVEIVNVNMENNLTSHLVPVQELDTVSSNDDVNFKNQKAKAKSNLAEKSVETLSVKEESTLIQGQNKNFRDTRLTDPAECISYEWPSLTPVYFPSINSHLLPATDRLHLDVGHNWHNHIRQPFVPTVHQARNSPIESGYSRTLSRPLPMSLDWPPVVRSTYGLAPSMTCNYDSGFISRGQSVFQQSFTHNMPINAETGDDERKYSGDLIDASESTNAQEVMDEYESHWISEEELEVHAVSGIDYNQYFGGGVMYWNPSDYPGTGFSRPLSLSSDDSTWAWHEADINRAVDDMVAFSSSYSTNGLTSPTAASFCSPFDPLGPGHQALGYVVSGNEVPGKVLHSSSTATDTATEEDVTGSLANLSGDVEGKTGDSLPYPILPPIIIPTMSRERSRSDFKRSHDHKSPCVPPSRREQPRIKRPPSPVVLCVPRAPRPPPPSPVGDSRKHRGFPTVRSGSSSPRHWSMRGWYHEGSNLEEACVRMDGAEVVWPSWRNKNLSSRSMVQPLPGGLLQDHLIAMSQLARDQEHPDISFPLQTPESQNCPARKASLSLMHSLLHDEIDSFCKQVAAENMEKKPFINWAVKRVTRSLQVLWPRSRTNIFGSNATGLSLPTSDVDLVVCLPPVRNLEPIKEAGILEGRNGIKETCLQHAARYLANQEWVKNDSLKTVENTAIPIIMLVVEVPNDLINSASSNVQSPKEEQTRMTGEHENHVHSDIVGSEDSISPKCSQINDDSTKEVKSIRLDISFKSPSHTGLQTTELVKELTEQFPAATPLALVLKQFLADRSLDQSYSGGLSSYCLVLLITRFLQHEHHLGRAINQNWGSLLIDFLYFFGNVFDPRRMRISVQGSGVYINRERGYSIDPIHIDDPLFPTNNVGRNCFRIHQCTKAFSEAYSILENELASLPDDADACLKPPYRLLPKIIPSINSSQGI
- the LOC110614705 gene encoding uncharacterized protein LOC110614705 isoform X2; translated protein: MSKHNLDTSSHKPPPLNALTNSFMTQNQLVDSLTAHISLYHSRSLPPNLNSNPNPRSSILKWFSSLSVHQRQAHLTTVDYKFTQLLIQMLGKVRTHGHGRFIILPDLPSTDLPSLCYKKSRGLLSRTAQSNESERLIFDSTRLFGSKEGEKIEECSCSIKCLDSVTVSEALVENVDKFVEAMDEVSNGGFLRGEESELGSDWVELEWLKAKGYYSIEAFVANRLEVALRLAWMNCSNCKKRGVKLKEKVTASGASANVFWRKKGCVDWWLNLDAETRRKFLTLTLGKAAKSLTLEIVKEASSALEDEMWMFKTGAEQPLTYIYAESMPQAVQKLSDDAEFGSPITSALPSGKAASLANLFNSLFVVRDLVTLILPGQHSEFDISKVFFSTLGSVSSISDCILRKVRALVMVISLDCTKLELLGEGNFKCLTSKPKEKLSAGSRKKKGKTHNMKKLNPAPGTVAKESSSGKSLKDTESTLAYSEKLDSSEFNESPNVPHGKEIHRDILSSAEHSQGLVLGKGRTAIRKNKKGKNKNKNASLNNLVEVRNSEGSAAKAPCLSVLSSDEHAKHGRLSDSSFIQNASNDNLFGDVTFALNMRLSSSDNLSSEEGIDTQSVQEDYFVGCNGGICHTGSEHQQSSNSLIEDETIPSRVEIVNVNMENNLTSHLVPVQELDTVSSNDDVNFKNQKAKAKSNLAEKSVETLSVKEESTLIQGQNKNFRDTRLTDPAECISYEWPSLTPVYFPSINSHLLPATDRLHLDVGHNWHNHIRQPFVPTVHQARNSPIESGYSRTLSRPLPMSLDWPPVVRSTYGLAPSMTCNYDSGFISRGQSVFQQSFTHNMPINAETGDDERKYSGDLIDASESTNAQEVMDEYESHWISEEELEVHAVSGIDYNQYFGGGVMYWNPSDYPGTGFSRPLSLSSDDSTWAWHEADINRAVDDMVAFSSSYSTNGLTSPTAASFCSPFDPLGPGHQALGYVVSGNEVPGKVLHSSSTATDTATEEDVTGSLANLSGDVEGKTGDSLPYPILPPIIIPTMSRERSRSDFKRSHDHKSPCVPPSRREQPRIKRPPSPVVLCVPRAPRPPPPSPVGDSRKHRGFPTVRSGSSSPRHWSMRGWYHEGSNLEEACVRMDGAEVVWPSWRNKNLSSRSMVQPLPGGLLQDHLIAMSQLARDQEHPDISFPLQTPESQNCPARKASLSLMHSLLHDEIDSFCKQVAAENMEKKPFINWAVKRVTRSLQVLWPRSRTNIFGSNATGLSLPTSDVDLVVCLPPVRNLEPIKEAGILEGRNGIKETCLQHAARYLANQEWVKNDSLKTVENTAIPIIMLVVEVPNDLINSASSNVQSPKEEQTRMTGEHENHVHSDIVGSEDSISPKCSQINDDSTKEVKSIRLDISFKSPSHTGLQTTELVKELTEQFPAATPLALVLKQFLADRSLDQSYSGGLSSYCLVLLITRFLQHEHHLGRAINQNWGSLLIDFLYFFGNVFDPRRMRISVQGSGVYINRERGYSIDPIHIDDPLFPTNNVGRNCFRIHQCTKAFSEAYSILENELASLPDDADACLKPPYRLLPKIIPSINSSQGI